AAGTGCTGCAAAACGTGCTATCTGTTCAGCTCTTGAATGATTTATGCAATCTTCCCCAATGACTACTGCTATACGTTTACAGCGTTTTAAAGTTTTTTGAATCTCTTCAAGTTCCTCTTCACCGACATTGCTTTCAGCACTTAGATATCCATCATCTAAATCATTTAAATAATTCTCAATCTTTTTAATATCTACCTTGCCTTCAAGCATTGTCTTGGCAAGCATTGCAATAACACCCTCTTCTGTTCCAACCTCATATTTGACAAACTGGGTTACAACATTTTGCATCTGCTTATCTTCCATTGGATGCATATAGATAACACGGGCGTTATGGCGTTTTGATGCCATTGTTATGTGATAACGAACAGCTGGATTATCAGTAAGGATGCGTGAACCTATAACAATAACTCCATCAGCATCAGCAAGTGATTCCAACGATCCATTAAATAGAGTCTTGCCGCTCATTGTCGCATAACTCTCAAGGAACTTTTGATACTTTCTTGCATCTTCATTGAGAAGTTTGTAACCATACTTCTCTTTAAGTTTTTGCAAGATCATCGCCTCTTCATTTGTTATGCGACTTGTAAAGCGGATTGTGTCAGCCTTTTTAAAGCTTTCAATTGCTTTATTGAAAGCCTCTTTATCCTTACCTTCAACACGATTTTCAAAGTCAAATCCAAAGCGTCCGGCACCACATAGAGTAGAAAACTCAAACTCATTGGTTACACGATAAAGCTTTTTCTCACTTGCTTCACAAGCTCCAGCATACTTTCTCTCATAATATAGTGAACATCCTGCACTACAATGAGCACAGCTTGCCGGAATCTTTTCAAGCTCCCAAGCATTTGCAGAATACTGAAAGTTTGTACTTGTCAAAGCACCAACAGGACATACAGCTACACACTCTCCACAGTTGGTACACTCAAGCTCTTCTGTTCCCTTAGGCTGAATTTTAGAACCATATCCACCATAATGAATCTCAATAGCATCATCACCAATTACTTCATTACATACGTGTACACACTTTTCACACAAAATACAAAGAGATTCATCATAACCAATGAAATCCCATTTTTTAAGATCGCGCTTATGCTCTTTTGCTGAAAACTCTTGAGTGTCAACACCAAACTCAAGTGTTTTGTTTTGCAAGTCACAAGCACCACTTTTATCACAGACACCACACTCTAAAGGATGGTTAACATCATATAGCTTCATAATATTTTGTCGATGGCTGAAGAGTTCTGCTGAATTAGTACGAACTTCCATACCATCTAAAGCAGGAGCCTGACAACTTAAAATAAAACCATCTGCTCCTTCAACTTCAACAACACAAAGTCGGCATGAAGCTATAGGCTTAACTTTAGTCAAATAACACATTGTAGGAATATAGAGTCCTGCACGGCGTGCTGCCTGCAGAATCGTATCTCCCTTTTTAGCTTCAATTCTCTGTCCGTCAATTGTTAGTGTAATCATGGACACATCCTTATACCGCTGTCATTGCGATGTAGTAGCATCGCATACAGCGTTCAGCTTCAGCTATAGCTTCTTCCTGTGTAAAGCCAAGATTGACTTCACGGTTATTGTCACGTCTCTCTTCAACTGACAACTTTTCACTCACTTGTCTTGGTAATCCAGGCAACCAACCTGTAACTTTCTCATTTTTATTGTAAACACGCAATTTTCTAAGATGATCTTCCATTATCTCTTCATCTGTTAGTGTAATTTCACCCGTTCTTACATAACGTGAAATGACTGATGCTGCACGTTTTGCCTGACCTACAGCATTAACGATTGTCATTGGTCCATACTCACAGTCACCTGCTGCAAAAAGCCCTTTTCGGCTTGTCATATAGTCACGTCCATTTGTTTTGAGTGTTCCCCAGCTTGTAAGCTCTAGCTCCCACTCTTCAGGAAGAAGACTCAAATCAGCAGACTGACTTACCGCAGGGATCAAATAATCACACTCAATTATGAAATCAGCACCCTCTATCTTTACAAGTTTCGGTCGTCCGCCGTCTGGATCTGGTACAAGCTCAAAACGGTTACACTTAAGAGCTTTAAGACGACCATTTTCATCTTCAAGAATCTCTTCTACAGCAGAGTGGAATATAAACTCAACACCCTCTTCTACAGCTTCGTGATACTCTTCATATGTTGTATTTCGGATGATTGTCTTCTCATCCCTTCTATAGAGCATTATAACCTTCTCTGCATTGGCTCGAACAGAACATCTTACAACGTCCATAGATGTAAATCCACCACCAACACAGACAACAGTTTTTCCTGTCAAATCAACCGGTTTTCCAATACCATATTTGACATAGAGGTTAATCTCATCCAAAAAGCTGATAGCCCCCCAGTAACCCGGCATATCTTCACGCTCATTTTTTGCACGAACTTTTTTAGAAAGGCGTGTACCAAATGAAAGGAGTGTTGCGTCATACTCTTTATCAAACTTTCTGAGCATATCTGCATCTACTCTTGTATTCATTATGAAGTTGGTACCTACACTCTTTGCAAGCTCGATATCTTTATTATATTTATCAACAGGCATTCGATACTCTGGAACACCCACTGCAACTTCACCACCAAGAACAGGAAGCTCTTCATAAACATCACACTGAATACCTTCAAGACCCAAGTAATAAGCTGCTGTCAAGCCGGCAGGACCTGCACCGACAATTGCAACTTTTTTATCTATTTTCTCTTTTGCAGGCTCTTTTGGATGAAGCCACTCAAGACCGTGATCAGTCTCATAATCTGCACCTAAACGCTTCAACTCCATAATCGAAATCGGCTCATCAAGGTTTGCACGTCGACACTCATCTTCACAAGGGTGTGGACATACACGGCCGCAAGTATGTGCTAGTGGCATTGTCTTACGTGTTGCCTGAAGTGAGTCATCATAACGCAAGTCACGTACACCTTCAATATATGCAGGAATGTCTACATGCGTAGGACAAGCATCCATACAAGGTGCTGTAACTTTTGCAATGTAATTAATCTCATCAAGATGATAATCTTTGCTCGGTTTTTTGTTTTCAATAAGGTCCATAAATGTATCGTGATAATGCTCGAGCATATCTAAAAGCGGTTTTGGAACTGTTCGTCCAATTTCACATTTAGAGGTCTCCATCATTGTTCTAGAAACCTCTTTTAAATGCTCAAGGTCACTTACTTCACCTTCACCACGAGCAATTTTATCCATCAAGTCATATAAAATTCGTCCACCCCATCGTCCAGGTGCACAACGTCCACAAGCTTCAGAATATTGCTGATAAGTTGCCGCATACTCTGTTCCAAGCCGGACTACATCAACCTCTTCATCGAAAATTGCAAATCCATCCCAGCCTATGAATGCTTTTGCATTTCTATCTGCTTCATACTGCTCTGGCAACTTATATTCCGACTCAACCCATTCAGATTCCGGCTTGCCACGGTTATCAATAAACTCACCGCGCCAGGTCGAAAAAACTACTCGAGCCACTATTTTTTCCTTCTCACTACAATGGTCCAGTCAGCTTCATTGAACTTGAGCGAGTTCAATAACTCATGTCCAGCCTCTTTGACCATATCAGCTGTTTTTTGAATAGGGCTGAAGTCACCTATCTCAAATAGGAAAATTGCCACTTCACCAGGTTTTGTTCCATTATCTAACAATTCCATCATACGATCATAGAAATCATCGTGTAAATGGCGTAAATCGTAACGTACCATTATCTCCCCCTTATCTGTCGATTTCGCCGAAGACGATATTTGTACTACCAATAATCGTAACAATATCCGCAATATAAGTTCCAGGCAGTAAGTCTTGTAAAATTCCGCAGTGCCAGAAACTTGGTGCTCTCATTTTCAATCGATATGGATATGGATCTCCTTGAGAGTTGATGTAGAACCCAAGCTCACCTTTTGGACTCTCCGTAGGCACATAAACTTCACCTACCGGTGGACGCATTCCTTGAGTTACAAGCACAAAGTGCTGCATTAAAGAGTAGTTTTGCGTCATAATATCTTCTTTAGGAGCCGAAATATATTGTGGCGCATGTGCCATTAACTCTGGTGGAGTATCATCATACATTGAGATCAATTGCTGAATAATGCGAACAGACTGACGCATCTCTTCCATATAAAGCTTGTAACGTCCATAGCTGTCACAAGCATCAGTTACAGGAATATCAAATTCAAGCTCATCGTAAAGCTCATATGGCTCCTCTTTACGGATGTCATACTCTATGCCTGAACCACGAAGCATAATTCCTGTACATCCCCAGCTTTTAGCCATTTCTGGTGGAACTACACCGACACCTTCAAGACGCATACGCCAGATGCGGTTTTCTGTCAAAAGATCTTCATAATCTTTAATGTTTTTAGGAAGCTCATTAACAAATTTTGCCAATGCACCAAGCCATCCTTCAGGAAGATCAAGTGGAACACCACCAATACGCACAGCTGAATGTGTCAAACGTGCACCACAGTAATCTTCCATTAAGTCCATAGCAAATTCACGCTCTCTAAAGCAGTATAGGAACACACTCATAGCACCAACGTCAAGTGCGTGTGTTGCCAACCAGAAGAGATGTGAAATGATACGGTTAAGCTCCAAAAGAATTGTACGAATAACTTTTGCACGTCTTGGAACTTCAAGACCGATCAACTTCTCAACAGCTAAAGCAAAACCATAGTTGTTTGATGTTGCAGCGATGTAGTCCATACGGTCAGTTGTTGGCAAGAACTCATTGTAGATCATGTTCTCTGCCATCTTCTCCATACCACGGTGGAGATATCCAATATCCGGAACCGCACGAACCACCTGCTCACCATCAAGCTCAAGAATTAGACGGAGCTGTCCGTGTGCTGAAGGGTGCTGCGGCCCGAAGTTGATAACCATATGGTTATCTTCTCGTTCAAACTCCAGGTTTTCAAAAAACGGTCGTAATTTATTGGTTTGTTGCATCCGCGTCCCCTTACTTTCTCTTATCAAGCACTTTTGGCGCTTTGTTGAATTTTTCAATCATAAAGACACCCTCTTCTTCTTGATACTGAACAGGTGTTGCTGCACCTTCATCAACTGGAGCACCTTTTGGTACTTCATGACCAAGACGGGCAAAACGTTCAGTATCATAACGGTCAACTCGAGCAGGATCTCGGTTTTCTGGTCCAATGATATCACGTGCCTCTTTACCGAAAATCTTATCAACTTCATACCACTGAGCAAACTCATCACCTTCAAGGGGATAAGTTTTACGAAGTGGATGACCTTCCCAATCATCTGGCATAATAAGTCGTTTAAGATATGGATGGTTGTTAACTTTAACACCCATTAAATCCCACATCTCACGCTCTGCCCAGTCAGCACTTCTATAAAGAGGATTTACACTTTCAATTGCCTGAAACTCATCTACAAAACATTTCACACGAATACGTTTTGCGGTACTAAGGTTAAGAATTTGATAGAAAATCTCAAAACCACCACGCTGTGCAAGGAAATCGACTGCACTCATCTCAGAGAGCATTTCATAGCCGCGTTCCTCTTTTAAAGTACGAAGTACTTCAACATTGTTTTCAGGATTAATGTAAATTACAAGCTGATCACGCTGGATATAAGCTTTAAGTACTTCACATTTTGCTTTTACAGCTGCCAAATCTTCAGCATAAACGCCTTCGCTTGGTACAGGCTCTTCTGGTACACGAGGTGCTACCCAGAAGCGGTCTGTATAGTAGGCTTTTTTCTGTACATTATCTTTGGGAATATATGGTCTCATCATACCAACCTTTTAGGCTTTTGAGATTTGTTAGCAGACTCACGTCGAATCTTCTGTTGAAGAAGCATTACCGCATACTGCAGTGTCTCTGGACGTGGTGCACAACCAGGAAGATAAAGATCAACCGGAATTACACGGTCACACCCTTGAACAGTTGCATATGTATTGAACATACCTCCTGTATTGGCACAACTTCCCATAGAGATAACCCATTTAGGCTCTGTCATCTGATCATAAAGACGGCGAATGAACTCAGCATGTTTTTTTGTAAGAGTTCCAGCAACAATCATTACATCTGCTTGACGAGGTGATGCTCTAAAAATTGTACCAAAACGGTCAAAGTCATATCGGCTTGCACCTGATGCCATCATTTCGATTGCACAGCATGCCAATCCATAAGTTAATGCCCAAACTGAATTACTTCGTCCCCAGTTTAGGATCTTATCAACAGTAGTCAATGCAACAGGCAGACCGCCGCTTTGTGTGTAGTTTACTTGATGCTGTGCCATTCAAGTGCTCCTTTCTTCCATGCATAAATAAATCCTATTGCTAGCAATAGAATAAATAGAATCATTTCAGCAAAACCGAACCATCCTAAGACTTTAAAGTCGATTGCCCATGGAAACATAAAGATAATTTCCACATCAAAAAGTATGAAAAGAAGGGCAAACAGATAGAACTGTGCCGAAATTGTATTTGGCTGTTTTGTTACTTCAGGCCCGCACTCATAAATAGTGAGTTTGAGCTTCTCAGTATCCAGCCTTGCCAGTTTGCGACTAACAAACCTTGCAGCAAACAGTGTTGCGCTGAATGCACCAAATGTGATCAGCAGCAGCATAAAGGCACCGAAATACGGATGATCCACTACCATATGTGTCATCTAAAACCCCTTTTTAAGCCTAAATCAGGCTTATTTTTTGTGTCTACATACCAATGTTATGGTAGTGTAACAAATAAACTTTAAATGAATACTGATTCGGAATTTAAAACTTTTATAAGTAGTTAATTGTTTCACATGGAAACACGCAAATATTTTATTCATCATATTAAATCTAAATAATAAATAAATTTGAAGTTTTTAGAGGGTTTGTCGCTATTATTTATATTGTTTTTTGTAAATTATCTGTTTTTTAGTAGATTAATAAGCTAGCCTGTAAGAAGATTACTACAGTCCAACTCTTGCTAACAGACAAGAATTGGACAAACTTTACTTCATATGATTTTACTATTTATTGGCTTCAGCTTGCTGCTTAGCTTCCGCCTCTTTTTTAACTTTAGCTTCTTGCTGTTTTTTAAGCTTCTTAAGCCTTTTATGTTCAGCTAACTTTTCACGACTTTCACGAGCACGTTTTTCAAACTCATCCCACTTTTTATCGAAATCTTTTGCCTCTTCTATACGATTAACGAAGTATCCAAGTTTTTTGTCTTTTGGTAATGTTTCATTTCGTCCAAGAGGTGGTAATCTTGTTTCTGACTGAACCAGACACCCCTCGTCAGCTTTTGGACAAGCATCAACACATGCATGGCAATAGATGCAAAGATAAGGGTTATAACTATACTCGCGTTTATTATTCTCGACATCAACAATCTCAAAAAGAATTGCACCTGGAGGACAAATATCTTCACATTTGTCACAAAAAATACATAACTCCTCATCATAAAGAATCGTCCCCTTGTACCCCTTTGGCTCTGGTGACGGCGTATGAGGGTAACCAATTGTTTCCGGTTTTTTAGTTAGGTTTTTCAATGACTCTATAAACATCTTTACCATGGCATCACCTTATCGTGCAGTACATGAAAGACATGGATCAAAGCTAAGAACAATAGCCTGCGCATCTGAGTATTTTGAACCAACAAACAGCTCTTTAAGCACAGGAACATTTGCATAGGTTGGTACCCTTACTCTCACACGCTCCATTACCTTTGTTCCATTTCCCTTAACATAGTAGAAACACTCACCTCTTGGTGCTTCAACGCGAATAAATGTTTCACCTTTTGGACGTCCTTTAACCTTCACTTTAATATCACCTTCACCAAGTCCGTCAAGAACATTTAAACAGATCTCAATAGAGTT
Above is a window of Hydrogenimonas thermophila DNA encoding:
- a CDS encoding NADH-quinone oxidoreductase subunit C; the protein is MRPYIPKDNVQKKAYYTDRFWVAPRVPEEPVPSEGVYAEDLAAVKAKCEVLKAYIQRDQLVIYINPENNVEVLRTLKEERGYEMLSEMSAVDFLAQRGGFEIFYQILNLSTAKRIRVKCFVDEFQAIESVNPLYRSADWAEREMWDLMGVKVNNHPYLKRLIMPDDWEGHPLRKTYPLEGDEFAQWYEVDKIFGKEARDIIGPENRDPARVDRYDTERFARLGHEVPKGAPVDEGAATPVQYQEEEGVFMIEKFNKAPKVLDKRK
- a CDS encoding 2Fe-2S iron-sulfur cluster-binding protein; protein product: MITLTIDGQRIEAKKGDTILQAARRAGLYIPTMCYLTKVKPIASCRLCVVEVEGADGFILSCQAPALDGMEVRTNSAELFSHRQNIMKLYDVNHPLECGVCDKSGACDLQNKTLEFGVDTQEFSAKEHKRDLKKWDFIGYDESLCILCEKCVHVCNEVIGDDAIEIHYGGYGSKIQPKGTEELECTNCGECVAVCPVGALTSTNFQYSANAWELEKIPASCAHCSAGCSLYYERKYAGACEASEKKLYRVTNEFEFSTLCGAGRFGFDFENRVEGKDKEAFNKAIESFKKADTIRFTSRITNEEAMILQKLKEKYGYKLLNEDARKYQKFLESYATMSGKTLFNGSLESLADADGVIVIGSRILTDNPAVRYHITMASKRHNARVIYMHPMEDKQMQNVVTQFVKYEVGTEEGVIAMLAKTMLEGKVDIKKIENYLNDLDDGYLSAESNVGEEELEEIQKTLKRCKRIAVVIGEDCINHSRAEQIARFAALFERFGGMSVLPVAPKTNSLGVALICDLDEKAGEYVIGYNAPGDFVLSSLGDGDLDMPALNQQEGTFTTLNKRVVPTNVALPFNGYVLNDLANALGVEARYTIDYTEKLPQERGFEAVRFDDIPYYFTNQDGEVRGYELKRMKHSVDSTLEEVADLPEFNGAILYRCDPVLQFGPQTYKASQLSKEEPILYGSAQFAMAAKLKEGVRVRLNVEGVEMERVFKIDPDLKGTIALNPTFDLGLREDLLSSIYRYSQSKIEEVG
- a CDS encoding NADH-ubiquinone oxidoreductase subunit E family protein, whose protein sequence is MVRYDLRHLHDDFYDRMMELLDNGTKPGEVAIFLFEIGDFSPIQKTADMVKEAGHELLNSLKFNEADWTIVVRRKK
- a CDS encoding 4Fe-4S binding protein translates to MVKMFIESLKNLTKKPETIGYPHTPSPEPKGYKGTILYDEELCIFCDKCEDICPPGAILFEIVDVENNKREYSYNPYLCIYCHACVDACPKADEGCLVQSETRLPPLGRNETLPKDKKLGYFVNRIEEAKDFDKKWDEFEKRARESREKLAEHKRLKKLKKQQEAKVKKEAEAKQQAEANK
- a CDS encoding FAD-dependent oxidoreductase, whose protein sequence is MARVVFSTWRGEFIDNRGKPESEWVESEYKLPEQYEADRNAKAFIGWDGFAIFDEEVDVVRLGTEYAATYQQYSEACGRCAPGRWGGRILYDLMDKIARGEGEVSDLEHLKEVSRTMMETSKCEIGRTVPKPLLDMLEHYHDTFMDLIENKKPSKDYHLDEINYIAKVTAPCMDACPTHVDIPAYIEGVRDLRYDDSLQATRKTMPLAHTCGRVCPHPCEDECRRANLDEPISIMELKRLGADYETDHGLEWLHPKEPAKEKIDKKVAIVGAGPAGLTAAYYLGLEGIQCDVYEELPVLGGEVAVGVPEYRMPVDKYNKDIELAKSVGTNFIMNTRVDADMLRKFDKEYDATLLSFGTRLSKKVRAKNEREDMPGYWGAISFLDEINLYVKYGIGKPVDLTGKTVVCVGGGFTSMDVVRCSVRANAEKVIMLYRRDEKTIIRNTTYEEYHEAVEEGVEFIFHSAVEEILEDENGRLKALKCNRFELVPDPDGGRPKLVKIEGADFIIECDYLIPAVSQSADLSLLPEEWELELTSWGTLKTNGRDYMTSRKGLFAAGDCEYGPMTIVNAVGQAKRAASVISRYVRTGEITLTDEEIMEDHLRKLRVYNKNEKVTGWLPGLPRQVSEKLSVEERRDNNREVNLGFTQEEAIAEAERCMRCYYIAMTAV
- a CDS encoding NuoB/complex I 20 kDa subunit family protein, translating into MAQHQVNYTQSGGLPVALTTVDKILNWGRSNSVWALTYGLACCAIEMMASGASRYDFDRFGTIFRASPRQADVMIVAGTLTKKHAEFIRRLYDQMTEPKWVISMGSCANTGGMFNTYATVQGCDRVIPVDLYLPGCAPRPETLQYAVMLLQQKIRRESANKSQKPKRLV
- the nuoD gene encoding NADH dehydrogenase (quinone) subunit D; the protein is MQQTNKLRPFFENLEFEREDNHMVINFGPQHPSAHGQLRLILELDGEQVVRAVPDIGYLHRGMEKMAENMIYNEFLPTTDRMDYIAATSNNYGFALAVEKLIGLEVPRRAKVIRTILLELNRIISHLFWLATHALDVGAMSVFLYCFREREFAMDLMEDYCGARLTHSAVRIGGVPLDLPEGWLGALAKFVNELPKNIKDYEDLLTENRIWRMRLEGVGVVPPEMAKSWGCTGIMLRGSGIEYDIRKEEPYELYDELEFDIPVTDACDSYGRYKLYMEEMRQSVRIIQQLISMYDDTPPELMAHAPQYISAPKEDIMTQNYSLMQHFVLVTQGMRPPVGEVYVPTESPKGELGFYINSQGDPYPYRLKMRAPSFWHCGILQDLLPGTYIADIVTIIGSTNIVFGEIDR
- a CDS encoding NAD(P)H-quinone oxidoreductase subunit 3 → MTHMVVDHPYFGAFMLLLITFGAFSATLFAARFVSRKLARLDTEKLKLTIYECGPEVTKQPNTISAQFYLFALLFILFDVEIIFMFPWAIDFKVLGWFGFAEMILFILLLAIGFIYAWKKGALEWHSIK